From the genome of Faecalibacterium prausnitzii:
CACACAGGTGCCCGAAAGCCTGCACGCGGTGGGCCTGATGAGCGATGACGGCATCGAGCTGCTCATCCATGTGGGCATGGATACCGTGGAGATGAAGGGCAACGGCTTCACCTCTCTGACGAAGGAAGGCTCCAAGGTCAAGGCGGGCACCCCGCTGCTCAAGGTCGACCTCGACGCCATCCGCGCCGCCGGTCATCCCACGGCAACGGCCATCATCGTGACCAACGGCGACGACCTGTCCGAAATGTCGGTCGTGGCCTCCGGCGACACCGCCATCGGTGTGCCGCTGCTCAAGTTCAAGGCATAAGTGTTCCCACCCGGAAGAGCTTCTTCCGGGTGTTTTTTTTTTGCGGTCAGCGTCTTAAAAGTATGACTATTGAAAGAAAATACCGAATTTGGTCTGTTTTTTTCTTGAAGCGGGGAACGGCTTATGATAGGATAGATAAAGTGCGGGCCTGGGCCCGGTATCACCAAGGATTGTGAGGAAAGGTATTATGGAAACGAAAAAACCTGGTATGTCTTTAGCAAAACGAATGGCCATTTCGCTGGTCTGCGGCCTGGCGGCGGGCCTCGCCTTCATGTTCCTGCGCGAGAGCCTCATCTCCGGCGGGAAGAGTGAAATCTGGACCACGATCAACGAGCTCCTGTTCCAGGATATCACCGCAGAGGGCGCAGAGCGCTCCTTCGGCATCTTCTATATCATCGGCCAGCTCTTTATCAAGGCGCTGCAGCTGGTCATCATCCCGATGGTGTTCACCTCCATCGCGCTGGCCATCGGCAGCATTGCCGACACCCGCACCATGGGGCGCATCTCGGCCAAGACCCTGTTCTGGTTCCTGCTGTGCTCTTTCCTGGCTTTGCTGCTGGCCAGCAGCGTGGGCTACATCACCTTCTCGATGGGGCTGTTCAACACCCACATCGAGGGCCTGACCGAGGCCACCGGCTCCACCGGCTCCAACCCGCTGAACGTGGTGCTGAACATCATCCCCTCCAACATCATCACGGCCTTTGGCAGCAATGGTGCAGTCCTGAGCGCCGTCTTCCTGGCAGTGGCCACCGGCCTGAGCATGAATGCGCTGGGCGAGAGCCGCACCGCCACCCTGCGCCGGCTGCTGGGCGAGGTGAATGACGTGGTGGTCGTCTTCCTGAACTTCATCGTCAGCAAATTTGCTCCTTTTGCCGTCTTTGTGCTGCTCACCCGCACCTTTGCCATCTACGGCATCAACTACCTCAAGCCGGCACTGGTCTATGTGGTGGTCACGGTGATCCTGCTGCTGGTCTTCCTGGTGGTGGCCTACCCGCTGGTGATCGCTCTGGGTGCCAAGCTGAACCCCATCACCTTCATCCGCAAGATCGCCAATGTGGCTGTGTTCGGTTTCTCGACCTCGTCCAGCGCCGCCACCCTGCCCCTGAACATCAAGGTCTGCGAGGAGGAGTTCGGCGTGGATGAGAGCATCGCCTCCTTCGTGCTGCCTCTGGGCATGACCATCAATATGGACGGCACCGCCATCATGCAGGTCATCGCCACCGTCTTCATCGCGGGCTGCGCCGGTTATACAGTCACTCCCGGCCAGCTGGTGGTCGTGGCCCTGCTGGCTCTGCTGGCCTCGGTGGGCACCCCGGCTGCTCCCGGTGCAGGTGCCGTCATCCTCTTCACCATCCTGTCCGGCGTGGGCTTCGTCAACGACGGCGCTCTGCTGGCCTACTCCCTCATTCTGGCCATCAACCGTCCCATCGAGATGCTCGTCACCTCGCTGAACGTCGTCGGCGATGCCGTCGCCAGCATCTGTGTCGCCAGGAGCGAGGGCCTGCTGAAGGAAGAGGTCTACAACAAGTAATGGGATGAGGCTGCGCCCCATCTGAAATCGAAAAAGGCTCCGTCCCCCTCGCTGCCTCAGCGAAACGGGACGGAGCTTTTCTTGTGTTTTGCCGAGAACAGCGTCCGTGGCAGCTCATTTCTTCAAAATTGAAATATTTTACGGTTTTATCACGAAATCGTCCTCATGGTCTGGCCGAAAAAATGGTATTATGGATGCAGACAAAAAATTTGAGAAAAGGAGAATTTCCCATGGCACAATTCGTGAACCTGAACCCCGGCTCCCTGCGCGAGCTGCACATTGGCAACGAGCGGCTGGTCTCCTACAACGTCGAGATGACCGAAGTCACCGGCGGCACCTTCTGGAAGGCCTACACTCCCGCTCAGATCGCGGGCACAGAGCCGTTCGTCCTCAAGGGCGGCTTCCTCGGCAACGCGACCGCAAGCACCGACCTGATGCAGTATTATGATCCCATCGACCTCTCTGACAAGAAGCTGCGCAAGCTGGCCAAAGAGATCGGCCCGGCCTGGGTGCGCGTGTCCGGCACCTGGTCCACCAAGACCTATTACGACTTCGACGGCCACACGAACGGCGTCATCCCGGAGGGCTACAACGCCATCCTGACCCGCGAGCAGTGGCTCGGTGTGCTGGATTTCTGCAAGGACATCGGCGCAAAGCTCCTGATCTCAGTGGCTGACTGTGAGGGTCTGCACCACGCCGACGAGCCCTGGAACCCCAGCCAGGCAGAGCAGATCTTTGCCCTGAGCAAGGAGTACGGCAAGGCCATCGACGCGGCTGAGTTCGTCAACGAGCCCAACCTGCTGGCTATGTCCGGCTGCCCCAAGGGCTACACTACCGAGCAGTATGTCCGCGATCAGGACATTTTTATCCGCTGGCTGCATGAGAACTACCCCGACTGCCCCTTTGTCGGCCCCTGCTCCACCGAAGGTGTGCTGAAAAAGCACGGCGAGAAGGCACAGGGCGGCGGAGTCGGCGATATCCTGCCCCAGTGCTCGACCGACGACCTGATGAAGGGTGCCCAGGAGAAGCTGGACGTTTACAGCTACCACTATTACAATGGCGTGTCCGAGCGTCTGGAGCCTGTGATGCCGTTTGCCCACTGGAAAGCCGACAAGGCACACACCGAAGAGTATCTGGCGGTCGCCTCCAATATGGCAAAGTTCCACGCCGAAAAGCGGGACATCTACTGCCCCGGCGGCGAGATGTGGGTCACCGAAGCAGGCGACGCGGGCGGCGGCGGCGACACCTGGGCTTCCACCTATCTGGATGTCTTCCGCACCCTGAACGAGCTGGGCAGCTTCTCGGTCGTGACCAGAGGCATCATCTTCCACAACACCCTGGCCTCCAGTGACTACGGCTATCTGAAGCCCGAAGTCTTTGACCCGCGCCCCAACTACTTCGCGGTGCTGCTCTGGAACCGCCTGATGGGCACCACCGTCTACGACGCCGCGGAGCCTATCCGTGAGGGTGCGCACGTCTATGCCCACTCCCGTGCGGACGGCAAGCCGGGCAAGGCATATCTGGTCATCAACAACAGCCTGACGGATACCACCACCGTCACCCTGCCGAAGGAAGCGGAGGTCTACCAGCTCTCCGCCGAGACCCTGCGCTCCCAGACCATGCTCTGCAACGGCAAGGCGCTGGTCCTTGGCGAAGGCGATGCGCTGCCGGAGATCACCCCGGCAGCAGCTCCGGCGGGCGAACTCGTTCTGCCTGCTGCGACCTGCACGTTTATTGTGCTGTGATCCTTACATTGTAAAATAGGATGAACGAAGCCCCACGATATTGCAATATCGTGGGGCTTCTTGTCAACCGTCGGAATCTGTGGTATCCTGTAATTGCCGTTCCCCCTGCCCCTCCACTGGGAAGGAGGTGAACTCGATGAATGCGGTAATTTCTTTCGCACTGTCCGTCGCAGCAGGTATTGTATCGTACTATATCTGCAAGTGGCTTGACGAACAGTTCTTTATGAACGGCAAGCACTGACCCAACGCAGCAAGAAGCCCTTCGGTACTCGCAATACCGAAGGGCTTCTTGTTTGCTTTCATGAACTCCATGAATGCAATCTCTTTCGCATTCTTATTATATGCAATCCGGGCGAGTTTGTCAAGAAGAGCACGAACGCCACGATATAGCAAAACGCGCGCGGGAACTCAAGAGGTTTCGTTCGGTTTCGTTCAGACCTGATGAGCGGCGATCCACTGCTCCATTTCCTCGGCGATGGCCTTGATGGAACCATCGGTGAAGGGAACCTTCAGACCGGCCGTCTCGCACAGTTCTGCGTAGCTGGCCATACCGGCGCGGCGCACCAGTCGGAGGTAGCGCTGCCAGGCGTCCTTGTGGTCCTTGAGGCTGAGCAGGAAGAACTGCAAAGCGGCCATGGTGGACAGGCAGTAGTCGATATAATAGAACGGGCACTCATAGATGTGGAGCTGACGCTGCCAGCCTGCGCCGCGGCCGTAGAAGGGCAGGTTGTCGAAGTCAATCCAGGGGCGGTACTTGTGTTCCAGCTCCAGCCAGACGGCGTTCCGCTCGTCGGGGGCCAGGTCGGGATTCTGGTACATCCGGTGCTGGAATTCATCCACGATACAGCCATAGGCCAGGAAGAGGAAGCTGTCCTCGGCGTGGAGCAGGGCGTATTTCTCGGTGTCCTTGCCGAAGAGCAGATGATGCCAGGGGGCCGTCAGGAACTCCATGGCCATCGAGTGGATCTCGGCGCTCTCCATACCGGGGCATTCCAGGTCGGCGGGGACTTTCGGGTCCCGCTCGGCCACATAGCCCTCAAAGGCATGGCCGCACTCGTGGGTCAGCACGTCCACGTCGGCGGAGGTGTTGTTCCAGTTGGCAAAGATGAAGGGAGCCTTGTAGGCGGGCAGGCTGGTCATATAGCCGCCGGACATCTTGCCGGGGCGGCTCTCGACATCGAACAGCTCGTTGTCCTGCATGAAGTCGATGAATGCGGCGGTCTCCGGGCTCAGCTCATGGTACATGGTGCGGGCGGCGGCCATCCGGGCGTCATAGCCCTCGATGGGCCTGGGGTTGCCGTCCCGGAAAGAGACCGGCAGGTCGGTGAAGGTCAGGTGCTCGATGCCGGTGCGCTTTTTGCGCAGCTCGATGACCTTTTTCAGCTGAGGGACCACATCGTTGGCCACCTGGTCGCGGAACTTCCGGATCTCTTCCGGGCCGTAGCCGATGCGGTTCATCCGCACGTAGGAAAGCTCACTGTAATCGTGGTAGCCCAAGATCTTTGCCTGCTCGTTCAGGTTCTTGACGATCTTGGTGTACAGCTCGTCCAGTTCGGCGCGGTGGGCGTCGAAGTAACCGGCCTCGGCCTCGTAGGCGGCGCGGCGGACGGCGGGGTCCAGATTCTCCTTATAAGGGCCAAGCTGGGGGATGGTCAGCTGCTTGCCGTCGAACGCGACCAGTGCACCGCCGTAGACCTGCTGGTACTGGCTGACCAGCGCGTTGTACTCCTTCTGGAGGTCGATGGTGCGGTCATCCATGCCCAGCACGGCGTTCTTCATGCCGGCCACGCAGGTGGTGCCGAAGGCCTCGGTCAGGGCATCGACGTGGGGGTTGGCCAGGAAGGCCCGGCTGATCTCCACGCTGGCGTTCTGCACGGCAGGGCCGTTGGCATCGAAGAAGTCCTGCTCAGCCTTCCAGGCGGCATCGCGGGTGTCGCAGGTGTAGTGGATGGAAGCCAGGTTGGCGGCGGTGTTGTAATCGGCAAATGCGCGGCTCTGCTCGTAGTAGACCGCGACCAGCGCTTCGCCGGAGGCAGCGGATTCGGCTTTGGCGGCCAGCTCTTTGCAGCGGGCCAGCAGCGCGTCGATGTCCGGGCGGGTGTAAGTCAT
Proteins encoded in this window:
- a CDS encoding PTS glucose transporter subunit IIA → MGFFDKLFGGKNAAETKFKGEKKTVMMPLAGKVIPLEELPDETFASAILGGGCGIEPTGDTVYAPFDGTVTQVPESLHAVGLMSDDGIELLIHVGMDTVEMKGNGFTSLTKEGSKVKAGTPLLKVDLDAIRAAGHPTATAIIVTNGDDLSEMSVVASGDTAIGVPLLKFKA
- a CDS encoding dicarboxylate/amino acid:cation symporter yields the protein METKKPGMSLAKRMAISLVCGLAAGLAFMFLRESLISGGKSEIWTTINELLFQDITAEGAERSFGIFYIIGQLFIKALQLVIIPMVFTSIALAIGSIADTRTMGRISAKTLFWFLLCSFLALLLASSVGYITFSMGLFNTHIEGLTEATGSTGSNPLNVVLNIIPSNIITAFGSNGAVLSAVFLAVATGLSMNALGESRTATLRRLLGEVNDVVVVFLNFIVSKFAPFAVFVLLTRTFAIYGINYLKPALVYVVVTVILLLVFLVVAYPLVIALGAKLNPITFIRKIANVAVFGFSTSSSAATLPLNIKVCEEEFGVDESIASFVLPLGMTINMDGTAIMQVIATVFIAGCAGYTVTPGQLVVVALLALLASVGTPAAPGAGAVILFTILSGVGFVNDGALLAYSLILAINRPIEMLVTSLNVVGDAVASICVARSEGLLKEEVYNK
- a CDS encoding beta-glucuronidase; this encodes MAQFVNLNPGSLRELHIGNERLVSYNVEMTEVTGGTFWKAYTPAQIAGTEPFVLKGGFLGNATASTDLMQYYDPIDLSDKKLRKLAKEIGPAWVRVSGTWSTKTYYDFDGHTNGVIPEGYNAILTREQWLGVLDFCKDIGAKLLISVADCEGLHHADEPWNPSQAEQIFALSKEYGKAIDAAEFVNEPNLLAMSGCPKGYTTEQYVRDQDIFIRWLHENYPDCPFVGPCSTEGVLKKHGEKAQGGGVGDILPQCSTDDLMKGAQEKLDVYSYHYYNGVSERLEPVMPFAHWKADKAHTEEYLAVASNMAKFHAEKRDIYCPGGEMWVTEAGDAGGGGDTWASTYLDVFRTLNELGSFSVVTRGIIFHNTLASSDYGYLKPEVFDPRPNYFAVLLWNRLMGTTVYDAAEPIREGAHVYAHSRADGKPGKAYLVINNSLTDTTTVTLPKEAEVYQLSAETLRSQTMLCNGKALVLGEGDALPEITPAAAPAGELVLPAATCTFIVL
- a CDS encoding M3 family oligoendopeptidase codes for the protein MKFHEMTYTRPDIDALLARCKELAAKAESAASGEALVAVYYEQSRAFADYNTAANLASIHYTCDTRDAAWKAEQDFFDANGPAVQNASVEISRAFLANPHVDALTEAFGTTCVAGMKNAVLGMDDRTIDLQKEYNALVSQYQQVYGGALVAFDGKQLTIPQLGPYKENLDPAVRRAAYEAEAGYFDAHRAELDELYTKIVKNLNEQAKILGYHDYSELSYVRMNRIGYGPEEIRKFRDQVANDVVPQLKKVIELRKKRTGIEHLTFTDLPVSFRDGNPRPIEGYDARMAAARTMYHELSPETAAFIDFMQDNELFDVESRPGKMSGGYMTSLPAYKAPFIFANWNNTSADVDVLTHECGHAFEGYVAERDPKVPADLECPGMESAEIHSMAMEFLTAPWHHLLFGKDTEKYALLHAEDSFLFLAYGCIVDEFQHRMYQNPDLAPDERNAVWLELEHKYRPWIDFDNLPFYGRGAGWQRQLHIYECPFYYIDYCLSTMAALQFFLLSLKDHKDAWQRYLRLVRRAGMASYAELCETAGLKVPFTDGSIKAIAEEMEQWIAAHQV